A portion of the Deltaproteobacteria bacterium genome contains these proteins:
- a CDS encoding acetyl-CoA C-acyltransferase, with protein sequence LGLNRQITNVNGGGVGLGHPVGSTGCRIMVTLMYAMKKRGKTLGLATLCGGGGVSMAAALEMI encoded by the coding sequence TTGGGATTAAATCGGCAAATAACCAATGTGAATGGTGGCGGGGTTGGCCTTGGGCATCCGGTCGGGTCTACAGGATGCCGGATCATGGTAACTTTGATGTATGCGATGAAAAAACGGGGTAAGACCTTGGGATTAGCCACGCTTTGCGGCGGCGGCGGCGTGTCGATGGCCGCTGCCTTGGAAATGATATAA